The following are encoded in a window of Phaseolus vulgaris cultivar G19833 chromosome 3, P. vulgaris v2.0, whole genome shotgun sequence genomic DNA:
- the LOC137839149 gene encoding uncharacterized protein, whose amino-acid sequence MPFSQAIMDAMIPATLVVPKVTFTGMEDPEAHLTAFHTQMMLVGGSDAVRCKLFISTLVGTTMDWFINLPDGHVTSFPQLTKLFREQYIANRAPPSISYDLFDMRQYQGESLKESLICFGAQVVRLNTKDEMMMVHAFRKGIVSGPFSESLIWNRPKTFAEIRHRAVAHIVAEGEVNEKRTCVVPTRPRAPGRPQPLRVHEATTKKTAPAKQQPYQPRKPQTRGRARENVPPRHNFVVELKDLIAIPNIAERPKLSPKTDKKLGPNKNAWFEFHQAFSHPIRNCLALGHQLNKLVKNGFLRDYLQETQGTEDVAVIGATRGMKSPCMVKSTPFREVFQEEGAPLLSERSMNGR is encoded by the coding sequence ATGCCGTTCTCACAGGCGATCATGGATGCAATGATACCAGCCACGCTCGTAGTGCCCAAAGTCACTTTCACCGGTATGGAGGACCCAGAAGCTCACCTGACAGctttccatacgcagatgatgttggttggggGCTCTGACGCGGTGCGGTGCAAGCTGTTCATAAGCACTTTGGTGGGAACAacgatggattggttcatcaacCTCCCTGATGGCCACGTGACGTCATTCCCACAACTTACTAAGCTGTTCAGAGAACAATACATCGCGAATCGGGCTCCCCCGTCCATCTCTTACGACCTTTTTGACAtgaggcagtatcagggagagtccctgaaGGAGTCCCTCATCTGTtttggggcacaggtggtgaggctGAACACTAAAGATGAAATGATGATGGTGCATGCGTTTAGAAAGGGCATTGTGTCAGGACCTTTCAGCGAGTCACTCATCTGGAACCGTCCCAAGACTTTTGCCGAGATAAGGCATCgcgcggtggctcacatcgtgGCGGAAGGGGAAGTTAATGAGAAGCGCACGTGCGTGGTTCCCACGCGCCCACGTGCACCAGGTCGACCTCAACCCTTAAGGGTACATGAGGCAACGACAAAGAAGACGGCCCCGGCGAAGCAACAGCCCTACCAACCCAGAAAGCCCCAAaccagggggcgtgcaagggagaacgTACCACCAAGGCACAACTTCGTGGTAGAGTTAAAGGACCTCATCGCTATCCCCAATATAGCAGAGAGACCGAAGTTATCCCCCAAGACCGACAAGAAGctcgggcccaacaagaacgcctggtttgagttccaccaagcattcagccaccccatacgcaactgtttggcgttgggacaccaactgaACAAGTTGGTGAAGAACGGCTTCCTGAGGGATTACTTGCAGGAAACACAGGGTACCGAGGACGTGGCGGTGATAGGGGCGACCAGGGGCATGAAATCCCCGTGCATggtgaaatccacaccatttCGGGAGGTTTTTCAGGAGGAGGGTGCACCGCTTCTCAGCGAAAGAAGTATGAACGGGCGGTGA
- the LOC137806750 gene encoding uncharacterized protein, which translates to MGRIPVRFQRLAAAFQADVARVRLCESGETEHSPEELTDLSDLVKSFMERDGEEEDAVGVGWDDRDEDLEWFDSEKREILERIFGGDGDDDKQLIRREVELALEFVGENENSSPQFKPQLLSRLRDKGFDAGLCKCKWEKNTRFPGGEYEYMDVNFAGNRYIVEISLVAEFEIARPIKHYSSLLDVFPLIFVGKLEEVKQVVTLMCSGIRSSMKSIEMYIPPWRRIGYMQAKWFSSYTRITHEVETKRTSYPLSCTRYIGFDAKPLKSYNCRDDYVSKPAFRVCLSTNAFYAA; encoded by the exons ATGGGAAGGATTCCGGTGAGGTTTCAGCGGTTGGCCGCGGCCTTTCAAGCTGACGTCGCACGTGTGAGGCTTTGCGAGAGCGGCGAAACTGAGCACTCGCCGGAGGAATTGACTGATTTGTCGGACCTCGTGAAATCGTTCATGGAGAGAGACGGAGAGGAAGAAGATGCGGTTGGTGTTGGTTGGGATGACCGGGATGAGGATTTGGAGTGGTTTGATTCTGAGAAGAGGGAGATCCTTGAAAGAATATTCGGTGGTGATGGCGATGATGATAAGCAACTAATTAGGAGAGAAGTTGAACTTGCATTGGAATTTGTTGGGGAAAACGAAAACTCGTCACCCCAATTTAAACCACAATTGCTGTCTCGTCTGCGGGACAAAGGTTTTGATGCTG GGCTTTGCAAATGCAAGTGGGAAAAAAATACAAGATTCCCAGGTGGTGAATATGAGTACATGGACGTAAATTTTGCAGGAAATCGGTACATTGTTGAAATCTCCCTTGTGGCGGAATTTGAAATAGCTCGTCCCATAAAGCATTATTCTTCGTTACTTGACGTCTTCCCTCTGATATTTGTTGGTAAATTGGAAGAGGTGAAACAGGTTGTGACGCTAATGTGCAGTGGTATAAGGAGCTCTATGAAAAGCATAGAGATGTATATACCTCCATGGAGAAGAATTGGGTACATGCAAGCAAAGTGGTTTAGTTCCTATACAAGAATAACTCATGAGGTTGAAACTAAAAGGACATCATACCCTTTATCCTGTACCAGATATATTGGATTTGATGCAAAACCACTGAAATCCTACAATTGTAGGGATGATTATGTGAGTAAACCTGCATTCAGAGTTTGCCTTTCGACCAATGCATTTTATGCTGCGTGA
- the LOC137839148 gene encoding uncharacterized protein, with translation MLSAAYMAEIIVGVDVYAAIGILYKGTYLYKFHIVSEGVFDLVVHHSGRFSNGDRVRYVGGYTSTCARCVSKAKVMFLLGDEVECQVEGEDDVGDVNGMEPDGDVDVGKEKDVGDANVGMEGDVEDDGGEDIGEHDGVEPSVEGEIEVQSEANNTRDKSEGETFVEVEEFRATESVHGRGLSDIEWESEELDNMDEVEDDDKDINIDDELNRQ, from the exons ATGTTAAGTGCGGCTTATATGGCAGAGATAATTGTTGGTGTGGACG TATATGCGGCCATTGGTATACTTTACAAGGGTACCTACctttataaatttcatattgtGTCTGAAGGTGTTTTTGACCTTGTGGTCCACCATAGTGGGAGATTTTCTAATGGTGACAGAGTGAGATATGTTGGTGGTTATACATCAACATG TGCACGTTGTGTATCAAAGGCAAAAGTTATGTTCCTTTTAGGTGATGAGGTTGAATGTCAGGTTGAGGGTGAGGATGATGTTGGTGATGTTAATGGTATGGAACCTGATGGTGATGTTGATGTTGGTAAGGAGAAAGATGTTGGTGATGCTAATGTTGGTATGGAAGGTGATGTTGAGGATGATGGTGGTGAGGATATTGGTGAGCATGATGGTGTGGAACCTAGTGTTGAGG GTGAAATTGAAGTTCAGAGTGAGGCTAATAATACTAGAGATAAAAGTGAGGGTGAGACATTTGTTGAGGTTGAAGAGTTTAGGGCTACTGAGA GTGTGCATGGTAGAGGGTTGTCAGATATAGAGTGGGAATCAGAAGAGTTAGACAACATGGATGAAGTTGAAGATGATGATAAGGATATCAATATTGATGATGAGCTCAACAGACAATGA